From the genome of Malus domestica chromosome 04, GDT2T_hap1, one region includes:
- the LOC103432798 gene encoding uncharacterized protein, with protein sequence MAPAYSTSLVVSMMLILSLRMITEIQGQSTGSTNFAPPPQVPGSNLLQANNVSEPLTQSDDTVRVDPLDDLKKYRGGYNITNKHYWSSTIFTGIHGYALGMLWLLCGILYGCFLLAAKLCCKNRKSGKLKKRLLCHKQCYLWQWHIFLAIFFTVFAIVAFGLVLGGNARFHSQAKSVVDIIITTANEASGTVYNTTGAMKEMSNNFDSTGNTEVSSFLTSTSQKLDTAAADIERQAKKNRRLIDKGLKIVYIVTTVPISLGLVAVIALSVSGVLKLRRLVQLLIILCWLLTILCWLFFGLYFFLAEFSNDTCTALESFQQNPNNNSLSSILPCDDLVSAKSLLNDVGAGIYSLVNEVNANISSLQETSSQNIEYVCNPFSEPPEYQYQPQKCPSNSVPIGDIPEVLRVLTCSDSNSGTCKNGTVISDSAYKLVELYTSSIQGILNSYPGMESLVECQTVKDAFSEILVKHCKPLKRYAKMVWAAMVFLAILMVLLVLLWTTQASHERNHHSADGSVSATENVIELGAATAVKNNPNPSLA encoded by the exons ATGGCTCCCGCATATAGCACATCGTTAGTTGTTTCCATGATGCTGATTTTATCCTTGAGGATGATCACAGAAATACAAGGACAGTCTACTGGGTCGACCAACTTTGCACCCCCACCACAAGTACCAG GGAGCAATTTGCTTCAGGCAAATAATGTATCAGAACCCTTGACACAGTCAGATGATACTGTAAGGGTGGATCCTTTAGATGATTTGAAAAAATATAGAGGAGGATACAACATTACCAACAAGCACTACTGGAGT TCAACGATATTTACTGGAATTCATGGATATGCACTTGGGATGCTGTGGCTTTTGTGTGGAATTTTATATGGATGCTTCCTATTAGCAGCCAAACTTTGTTGTAAAAATAGGAAGAGTGGAAagctgaagaaaagattactttgTCATAAGCAGTGTTACCTCTGGCAATGGCACATTTTCCTCGCCATATTCTTCACCGTCTTTGCAAT AGTTGCATTCGGATTAGTTTTAGGGGGCAACGCGAGATTTCATTCACAAGCGAAATCAGTGGTGGACATTATCATAACTACTGCAAATGAAGCATCAGGTACCGTGTACAACACAACAGGAGCCATGAAAGAAATGAGCAACAACTTTGATTCAACCGGAAACACTGAGGTTTCGAGCTTCCTCACCTCCACATCCCAAAAGCTTGATACTGCAGCTGCAGATATAGAAAGGCAGGCTAAGAAGAACCGGCGTTTGATTGACAAGGGTCTCAAGATAGT GTATATTGTAACAACAGTGCCTATTTCCTTGGGCCTGGTTGCAGTGATTGCTCTGTCAG TGTCTGGAGTTTTGAAGTTACGACGGCTAGTTCAACT GCTCATTATACTATGCTGGTTGTTAACTATTCTTTGCTGGCTATTTTTCGGGCTGTATTTCTTCTTGGCAGA GTTCTCAAACGATACATGCACAGCTCTCGAAAGTTTCCAACAAAATCCGAACAACAACAGCTTGAGCTCAATCCTCCCCTGCGATGATTTGGTGTCCGCAAAATCGCTTCTAAATGATGTTGGTGCCGGGATATATAGCCTTGTTAATGAG GTAAATGCAAACATATCATCTCTACAGGAAACATCATCTCAGAATATAGAATATGTCTGCAATCCCTTCTCAGAACCACCAGAGTACCAATACCAACCGCAAAAATGTCCAAGTAATTCCGTTCCAATAGGAGACATCCCAGAG GTCTTGAGAGTACTTACTTGTTCAGACTCCAACAGTGGAACCTGCAAGAATGGAACAGTTATATCGGACAGCGCTTACAAACTGGTGGAACTCTACACAAGTTCAATACAAGGTATACTAAATTCATACCCAGGAATGGAAAGCCTAGTAGAATGTCAGACAGTGAAGGATGCATTCTCTGAAATCCTTGTCAAACACTGCAAACCGTTGAAGCGATACGCTAAGATGGTTTGGGCAGCAATGGTCTTTCTTGCAATACTAATGGTGTTGTTGGTTCTGTTGTGGACAACACAAGCCAGTCATGAACGAAACCATCATTCTGCAGATGGTTCTGTATCTGCAACAGAAAATGTGATTGAGTTGGGCGCAGCTACTGCCGTTAAGAACAACCCAAATCCTAGCTTAGCATAG
- the LOC103432759 gene encoding uncharacterized protein, which produces MAERVNLAYTLEELLNFTLQSFVNGTLELDLGLPKDFCSQLLQPEPEPEPNDDLFPPSLSDTTDCFQGIPPYPLYKRLALALHESIISGTFLGTRHNMASDVQESSLKEEKNGWQKLISEKGSELFNMLRAVDFELHVQEPFFSQLKDGLKTIEGRCAIGDYCRIVSGSLILFNKCILIEVQDVRSYSLFSDMMEAEGLSKVLPGVETIEQGVQVYRKFYTEEKEMSNGVLAISVSKLPLQPCDLLAGMLFGLNKGGLQGLLGLAHTTGTIPEALPPPKSTLLSSFMLPYKLNVEHSTLTHGARALAKHAEQSSSKYWGTIDGNDSNKNRLALDVISRLMTHCCWLNVHIVQPHGAIFEIRVAEGYGARWSSDGSKFIGFLEPYMEHSKRWMHEIGSSDVAFGTLDSDKALRSQVQFSDPCLDESLKLVPLYFPL; this is translated from the exons ATGGCAGAGCGGGTTAACCTGGCATACACTCTCGAAGAGCTCCTCAACTTCACTCTCCAATCTTTCGTAAATGGAACCCTGGAACTCGATCTAGGGTTGCCCAAGGACTTCTGCTCTCAACTACTCCAACCCGAACCCGAACCCGAACCGAACGACGACCTCTTCCCCCCTTCCCTCTCCGATACTACAG ATTGTTTTCAAGGGATTCCACCCTACCCTTTATACAAGCGTCTGGCATTGGCTTTGCACGAATCCATAATTTCTGGCACCTTTCTTGGCACACGTCACAATATGGCCTCGGATGTTCAGGAAAGTTccttgaaagaagaaaaaaatggatgGCAGAAGCTGATATCGGAGAAGGGATCTGAATTATTCAAT ATGTTAAGGGCTGTTGACTTTGAGCTTCATGTTCAGGAGCCTTTCTTTTCACAGCTTAAAG ATGGCCTCAAAACAATTGAAGGAAGGTGTGCTATTGGTGATTACTGTAG AATTGTCTCAGGATCTTTGATTCTCTTCAATAAATGTATACTAATTGAAGTTCAG GATGTTCGCAGTTATTCTTTGTTCTCTGATATGATGGAGGCTGAGGGTCTATCTAAAGTCCTTCCTGGTGTTGAAACCATCGAACAAG GTGTGCAAGTATACAGAAAGTTTTACACAGAGGAGAAGGAAATGTCAAATGGTGTCCTTGCGATTAGTGTTTCAAAATTGCCTCTCCAGCCTTGCGATTTATTAGCTGGCATGCTCTTT GGATTGAATAAGGGAGGTCTTCAAGGCCTTCTTGGTCTGGCACATACCACAGGGACTATTCCAGAGGCTCTTCCCCCTCCAAAATCTACTCTTCTGTCATCGTTTATGCTGCCATATAAATTGAAT GTTGAACATAGCACATTGACTCATGGAGCTAGGGCCCTGGCAAAACACGCAGAGCAGAGTAGCAGTAAATATTGGGGTACTATAGATGGAAACG attccaataAAAACAGGCTTGCATTGGATGTGATCAGTCGTTTAATGACACATTGTTGCTGGTTAAATGTGCATATTGTTCAACCACATGGCGCCATCTTTGAAATCAGGGTTGCTGAAGGATATGGTGCACGGTGGTCGAGTGATGGTAGTAAG TTTATTGGATTTCTAGAGCCATACATGGAGCACTCAAAGAGATGGATGCACGAAATAGGTTCCTCAGATGTTGCCTTTGGCACCCTTGATTCAGACAAGGCTTTGCGTTCTCAAGTACAATTCTCTGATCCCTGTCTTGATGAAAGTTTGAAACTTGTTCCTCTTTATTTTCCACTCTAA